One Schlesneria paludicola DSM 18645 DNA segment encodes these proteins:
- a CDS encoding Uma2 family endonuclease — protein sequence MSTSENLITLEQYEERLLDGDRWIELAEGRLIRLNPPDDAHGDVVRNLSRALATFLKKSPDTYACFELPLILQREPALVRCPAISCFRFVAGGRFAETDKLLTETRPVLIIEVASTNERREAMSTRVKAYLAWGVEVVWVVDPVTRHVHLFRGGLSGDMLKEPQVLVGFPVLPGFAIPVSDLFRQPDWVKTKPDPFDE from the coding sequence ATGTCGACGTCGGAAAACTTGATAACGCTGGAACAGTACGAAGAACGATTGCTGGACGGCGATCGCTGGATCGAGTTGGCGGAAGGTCGGTTGATCCGGCTGAATCCTCCTGACGACGCCCATGGTGATGTCGTTCGCAACCTGTCACGGGCACTCGCCACGTTTCTCAAGAAGTCGCCCGACACCTATGCGTGCTTCGAATTGCCGCTTATTCTGCAGCGGGAACCCGCCTTGGTGCGTTGCCCTGCGATCTCGTGCTTTCGATTCGTCGCAGGTGGCCGCTTTGCGGAAACGGATAAGCTGCTGACGGAGACTCGGCCCGTCTTGATCATCGAAGTGGCGTCGACCAACGAACGCCGGGAAGCGATGTCAACTCGCGTCAAAGCGTATCTCGCGTGGGGTGTCGAAGTCGTCTGGGTGGTTGATCCGGTGACGCGGCACGTCCATTTGTTTCGGGGGGGGCTCTCGGGCGATATGTTGAAAGAGCCACAAGTGCTGGTGGGTTTCCCGGTCTTACCCGGATTTGCCATTCCCGTCTCGGACCTTTTCCGCCAGCCAGACTGGGTCAAAACAAAGCCCGATCCGTTCGACGAATAG
- a CDS encoding cob(I)yrinic acid a,c-diamide adenosyltransferase, which produces MVYLNRIYTKTGDTGETSLGDGRRVSKSDQRIIAYGTVDELNSNLGCVLADAPVIEFANLLQRIQNDLFDVGADLCIPESDKPLGYEPLRVTAEQVTYLEQSIDQANEKLQPLKSFILPGGSVVSARLHVARTICRRAEIEVVRLMASERINPHVMIYLNRLSDLLFVLARCANDNGQRDVLWVPGANR; this is translated from the coding sequence ATGGTCTATCTGAACCGCATCTACACCAAGACAGGCGACACGGGCGAAACATCTCTGGGGGACGGCCGTCGCGTCTCGAAAAGCGACCAGCGGATCATTGCGTACGGTACGGTGGATGAACTCAACTCGAATCTGGGCTGTGTCCTGGCGGACGCACCTGTCATCGAATTCGCAAATCTGCTGCAACGAATTCAGAATGACCTGTTCGATGTCGGAGCCGATCTGTGCATCCCCGAATCGGATAAACCGCTCGGTTACGAACCCTTGCGCGTGACGGCCGAACAGGTCACGTACCTCGAACAATCCATCGACCAGGCAAATGAGAAACTGCAGCCGCTCAAAAGCTTCATTCTTCCAGGAGGATCAGTTGTTTCCGCCCGCCTGCATGTGGCTCGCACGATCTGCCGACGGGCTGAGATTGAGGTCGTTCGCCTGATGGCCAGCGAACGAATCAACCCCCATGTCATGATCTATCTCAATCGACTGTCCGACCTGCTGTTCGTGCTGGCACGGTGCGCCAATGACAATGGGCAGCGAGACGTCCTGTGGGTCCCCGGGGCCAATCGATAG
- a CDS encoding cyanophycinase: MRRCRLRSISIIRSTKSSDSSQTAIRLWPPVLLALLCGISFLSGASAENGPSATESKQGSLVIIGGSERFNQREYWDEIVELAGGPGSRIAVFPTASGDPVKKGGWVISALNKSGADAFLVPVAWRKVPIAPQDAVSDPDLVAQVREATGIFLIGGEQDKIVKALYTPSGQHTPMLDAMWEVYRKGGVIAGTSAGAAVMSRVMYRDAESVLGTMQNGVRWGEEIDRGLGFIDDEWFVDQHLFVRGRFARTLVAMEDQGFKYGIGVDENSAIIVTNGKDVRVIGYKGALVLDLSRAERDPSQPRFNLKNARLTYLDRGDRFDLKTREVMPAQEKLDDEKLDPNSPDFRPALRRPLFATDILSNTTVIDLMGNLMETVSPVAIGLAFDGHAAKKQPVDGFEFKFTRDEETVAWYTEIYGGDDFTVVNMRLDIRPIKITGPLYDRED; the protein is encoded by the coding sequence ATGCGCCGCTGTCGTCTCAGGAGTATCAGCATCATACGGTCGACGAAATCTTCTGACTCTTCACAGACCGCGATCCGCCTTTGGCCACCGGTTCTGCTGGCTCTACTCTGCGGCATCTCATTCTTGTCTGGTGCGTCTGCAGAGAACGGCCCGTCCGCAACGGAATCAAAGCAGGGCTCGCTGGTCATCATCGGCGGGTCCGAGCGATTCAATCAACGCGAATACTGGGACGAAATTGTCGAACTGGCCGGCGGTCCCGGCTCGCGAATTGCCGTCTTCCCCACGGCCAGCGGCGATCCCGTGAAAAAAGGCGGATGGGTCATCTCGGCACTCAATAAGTCCGGTGCCGACGCGTTCCTCGTCCCCGTGGCGTGGCGAAAAGTTCCGATCGCACCACAAGATGCCGTCTCCGATCCCGATCTGGTCGCACAAGTCCGTGAAGCAACAGGCATCTTCTTGATCGGGGGCGAACAGGACAAAATCGTCAAAGCCCTTTACACGCCCAGTGGCCAGCACACTCCGATGCTCGACGCGATGTGGGAAGTGTACCGTAAGGGCGGCGTGATCGCGGGTACAAGTGCCGGCGCGGCCGTCATGAGTCGCGTCATGTACCGCGATGCCGAGTCGGTGCTCGGGACAATGCAAAATGGTGTCCGCTGGGGTGAAGAAATCGATCGCGGGCTGGGGTTCATCGATGACGAATGGTTCGTCGATCAACACCTGTTCGTTCGTGGTCGATTTGCCCGAACGCTGGTCGCGATGGAAGACCAGGGATTCAAGTATGGAATCGGCGTCGACGAGAATTCCGCCATCATTGTGACGAACGGAAAAGATGTCCGCGTCATCGGCTATAAGGGAGCCCTCGTGCTGGATCTGTCGCGTGCCGAACGAGACCCGTCACAACCCCGTTTCAATCTCAAGAATGCCCGGCTGACCTATCTCGACCGAGGTGATCGCTTCGATCTGAAAACGCGCGAGGTGATGCCCGCCCAGGAAAAACTCGACGACGAAAAGCTTGACCCGAACTCGCCCGATTTTCGTCCAGCCCTGCGGCGACCCCTGTTTGCCACTGATATCCTCAGTAACACGACCGTGATCGACTTGATGGGCAATTTGATGGAAACCGTCAGCCCCGTAGCGATCGGCCTGGCTTTCGATGGTCACGCCGCGAAGAAACAGCCCGTCGATGGATTCGAATTCAAATTCACACGCGACGAAGAAACGGTCGCCTGGTACACCGAAATCTACGGCGGAGACGACTTCACCGTGGTCAATATGCGGCTGGATATCCGTCCTATCAAGATCACCGGTCCGCTGTACGACCGCGAGGACTGA
- a CDS encoding DUF309 domain-containing protein — translation MMLERYLPEIAMPAYAFVPARHPHPVTDARGHSFGRTAVPVSPLDTHQPFRSTEYLHAIDLFNAGYYWEAHEEWEGLWVAAGRAGVAGNFLKGLIKLAAAGVKSREGQGGGVKRHAKRAGELFRITRANLPEGQAVYAGLTLDNLVQVATELESHPIIDDSFSVGGQPVLCIRLTLTAS, via the coding sequence ATGATGCTCGAACGCTACCTTCCAGAAATCGCCATGCCTGCGTATGCCTTTGTGCCGGCGCGTCATCCTCATCCCGTGACCGACGCACGAGGGCATAGTTTTGGACGGACGGCCGTGCCGGTGTCCCCGTTGGATACCCATCAGCCATTCCGATCCACGGAGTACCTGCATGCCATCGACCTCTTCAATGCCGGCTACTATTGGGAAGCACATGAAGAGTGGGAAGGTTTGTGGGTTGCCGCAGGGCGGGCTGGGGTCGCCGGAAATTTTCTGAAAGGGTTGATCAAACTTGCCGCGGCGGGGGTCAAGTCACGCGAAGGCCAAGGCGGGGGCGTTAAACGCCATGCGAAGCGCGCTGGAGAATTGTTCCGAATCACGCGCGCGAATCTGCCTGAGGGCCAAGCGGTCTATGCAGGCCTGACATTGGACAATTTGGTTCAAGTGGCTACGGAACTGGAATCGCATCCGATCATCGATGATTCGTTTTCCGTCGGGGGACAACCCGTGCTGTGCATTCGGCTGACACTGACGGCTTCGTAG
- a CDS encoding WD40 repeat domain-containing protein, with amino-acid sequence MIRQFRLHHFFSLFIVLFASSVPGIADDSDTTPAPAEPIDFVDIERAQPNNAMNQRQAPTVPVGWGSAIFSPDNTILATIAVAEKTSTKGEITLWSVGEMKPLFHYEQPARILVAAFSPDGKWLAIGPAEPQSGVKLLDTSTGEVGQILPGPVARTNAIAWSLDGTQLALASTVDKSVRIWNAPEKKFLKTLEPDSSSLLALAFTKDAQLLAAGVPTKDRDGLCLFDVLAGETLHTLTGHKELIEAAAFSADGTRLTSVGWDASIRTWDTSQGKEVSVLKGHKKGIRSVAISHDGNRLATSNEREFKVWDGEKKELLADLGGDNSGAKFVAISPSGAWLASITREGTAHLWDVEKKAESAKFDYQSMTSSIATKDTTAGQPATPSVNDAPEAEAIQALAYSNDGRWIALAREDGRISIRNSSDGTVAREIEAFSDVAACVTFSQDSQLIAAGSFDKSVKVWNVASGAEIAEFTGHTNWVFSVAFSPDGLKLATGSYDKTARLWNIADGKELANLSAHTAGVRSVTFTPNGQYLISGSADRTAIVWQLADLQPVATLKGHTAAVRAVACSPDGTTVATASEDATVKLWKTDDWTERATMTGTEGVMFWCLAFSHGGRTLAAGAFDGTVKLYDPVTGKERQGLRGPSDAITSLAFAPDTHELVGGSVDKSLTRWKSKSAAAAAAAAPSTRSVEAMGDSKPVEVVNALDPIVLKMEQPILSLAFTRDTKRLAVGTGLYRTAGSLQLWDVTERQRLWKGDDFKFGVSGVAFSHDEKRIAIGNFADNFLRMIDASNAKQLKEVRGHRAKIAGVACSPNGKYFATASLDRDVKLWDATTNKEVKSFSGHSDFVYSIAFSPDGKRLLSGSYDRTARLWDMESGKEVLQLKGHSGTIQQAVYSHDGSKIATASADGTARIYEATQGTFLFTLRGHRNKIETVAFSSNGKLIATGSVDRSIRIWDAVSGIELQSLPQEGIVRAIAFTPNGRWLASGCDDKTVKLWEVLGPSSPESAGSDATSR; translated from the coding sequence ATGATTCGCCAATTCCGCTTGCACCACTTCTTTTCCCTATTCATCGTCTTGTTCGCGAGCTCTGTGCCAGGGATCGCGGACGATTCAGACACGACTCCGGCCCCTGCCGAGCCGATCGATTTCGTGGACATCGAACGGGCTCAACCGAACAACGCCATGAATCAGCGTCAGGCGCCAACCGTTCCGGTCGGATGGGGCTCCGCGATTTTCTCGCCCGACAACACGATTCTCGCCACGATCGCCGTGGCCGAAAAAACATCGACAAAGGGTGAGATTACGCTGTGGAGCGTGGGCGAAATGAAGCCGCTCTTCCACTACGAACAACCCGCACGAATCCTGGTGGCCGCATTCTCACCCGATGGAAAATGGTTGGCCATCGGTCCAGCAGAACCGCAATCGGGAGTCAAACTACTCGACACCAGTACGGGTGAAGTCGGACAGATCCTTCCGGGCCCAGTGGCGCGCACAAACGCCATCGCCTGGTCATTGGATGGAACTCAACTGGCCCTGGCCAGCACAGTCGACAAGTCGGTACGCATCTGGAACGCGCCAGAGAAGAAATTTCTGAAAACGCTTGAACCCGATTCGTCATCCCTGTTGGCTCTCGCATTCACTAAGGATGCGCAACTGCTGGCGGCGGGGGTCCCAACCAAAGACCGTGATGGCTTGTGCCTCTTTGACGTTCTCGCGGGCGAAACACTGCACACGTTGACCGGGCACAAAGAACTCATCGAAGCAGCCGCATTCTCCGCAGATGGAACTCGACTGACGTCCGTCGGATGGGACGCCTCAATACGCACTTGGGATACATCCCAGGGTAAGGAAGTCAGCGTCCTCAAAGGGCACAAAAAAGGCATCCGATCGGTCGCGATCTCACACGATGGCAATCGCCTTGCCACATCGAACGAGCGTGAGTTCAAAGTCTGGGATGGCGAGAAGAAAGAACTCCTGGCGGATCTGGGAGGCGACAATTCCGGTGCCAAATTTGTCGCGATCTCACCCAGTGGTGCGTGGCTCGCCTCGATCACTCGCGAAGGGACAGCTCATCTGTGGGACGTCGAAAAGAAAGCCGAATCGGCGAAATTCGACTATCAATCCATGACCTCCAGTATCGCCACCAAAGATACGACCGCCGGGCAACCGGCGACGCCGTCCGTCAACGATGCGCCCGAAGCTGAAGCGATCCAGGCACTGGCCTATTCGAATGACGGTCGCTGGATTGCATTGGCCCGCGAGGACGGACGCATTTCCATTCGCAATTCAAGCGATGGGACCGTCGCGCGTGAAATCGAAGCGTTCAGCGACGTCGCGGCCTGTGTGACGTTCAGCCAGGACAGCCAACTGATCGCCGCGGGCAGTTTCGATAAGTCGGTCAAGGTCTGGAACGTTGCCTCGGGTGCAGAGATTGCCGAGTTCACGGGCCACACCAACTGGGTGTTTTCCGTGGCGTTCTCGCCCGACGGGCTCAAGCTCGCCACAGGCAGCTACGACAAGACGGCTCGGCTCTGGAATATCGCGGATGGAAAGGAACTGGCAAATCTGTCGGCGCACACCGCCGGCGTACGATCCGTCACCTTTACACCAAACGGTCAGTACCTGATTTCTGGAAGTGCCGATCGCACGGCCATCGTCTGGCAGCTTGCCGATCTGCAACCCGTCGCCACGTTGAAGGGTCACACCGCGGCCGTCCGTGCAGTGGCATGTTCCCCCGATGGCACGACAGTCGCCACCGCCAGCGAAGACGCCACCGTGAAATTGTGGAAGACCGATGACTGGACAGAACGTGCGACCATGACGGGAACCGAGGGTGTGATGTTCTGGTGCCTCGCGTTTTCCCACGGCGGCAGAACCTTGGCCGCGGGCGCGTTCGATGGCACAGTCAAACTTTATGATCCCGTCACCGGAAAAGAGCGTCAAGGTTTACGCGGTCCCTCCGATGCGATCACATCGTTGGCCTTTGCACCCGACACACACGAACTCGTCGGGGGCAGCGTCGACAAGTCGTTGACACGCTGGAAATCCAAATCGGCAGCCGCAGCGGCGGCGGCCGCTCCTTCAACAAGAAGCGTCGAAGCGATGGGTGATTCGAAACCCGTCGAGGTCGTGAATGCATTGGACCCAATCGTCCTGAAAATGGAACAACCCATCCTGAGCCTGGCATTCACGCGCGACACCAAGCGGTTGGCGGTTGGAACGGGCCTGTACCGAACCGCAGGCTCCCTGCAGCTATGGGATGTCACCGAACGACAGCGGTTGTGGAAAGGTGATGACTTCAAGTTCGGTGTTTCCGGCGTCGCGTTCTCGCACGATGAAAAGCGAATCGCGATCGGCAATTTCGCCGACAATTTCCTCAGAATGATCGACGCATCCAATGCCAAACAACTCAAAGAAGTGCGTGGACATCGAGCTAAGATTGCCGGCGTCGCTTGCTCCCCCAATGGAAAGTACTTCGCCACGGCGTCGCTCGATCGCGACGTGAAGTTGTGGGACGCAACCACCAACAAAGAAGTCAAATCCTTTTCGGGTCACTCCGACTTCGTCTACTCCATCGCGTTTTCTCCCGATGGCAAACGATTGCTGAGCGGCAGTTATGACCGCACGGCGCGGCTATGGGACATGGAATCGGGTAAAGAAGTGCTGCAACTGAAAGGACATTCCGGCACGATCCAGCAGGCGGTGTACTCGCACGATGGTTCCAAGATCGCCACCGCCAGTGCCGATGGTACGGCCCGGATCTATGAGGCCACGCAAGGGACATTCCTGTTCACCTTGCGAGGCCATCGTAACAAGATCGAAACGGTGGCGTTCTCGAGCAACGGTAAGTTGATCGCGACCGGATCAGTCGATCGCTCGATCCGAATCTGGGATGCCGTCAGCGGAATCGAACTGCAAAGCCTGCCCCAGGAAGGAATCGTCCGCGCGATTGCGTTCACACCGAACGGACGCTGGCTGGCATCAGGCTGCGATGACAAGACCGTCAAACTGTGGGAAGTTCTCGGTCCATCCTCGCCCGAATCGGCAGGGTCAGACGCAACCAGTCGCTGA
- a CDS encoding DUF6793 family protein: MALFEIETDAHIMIAWADDQAGAEAITRRSYPEDHIKRVAKRPHDVWVISKRLLGIEGTGEPCDKARDCLSRSSGDKVHAIRLYMQDTGTDLHEAQRVIETNMSLGW; encoded by the coding sequence ATGGCTCTGTTTGAGATTGAAACTGACGCTCACATCATGATCGCCTGGGCCGATGATCAAGCGGGTGCCGAGGCGATTACGCGGCGCAGCTATCCCGAAGACCACATCAAGCGCGTCGCCAAACGCCCGCATGACGTCTGGGTCATCTCGAAACGATTGCTGGGAATTGAAGGCACGGGCGAACCCTGCGACAAGGCCCGCGACTGCCTTAGCCGATCCAGTGGCGACAAAGTCCACGCGATCCGCCTTTATATGCAAGATACTGGCACGGATCTGCATGAAGCCCAGCGCGTCATCGAAACGAATATGTCGCTCGGTTGGTAA